From the genome of Candidatus Hydrogenedentota bacterium, one region includes:
- a CDS encoding ABC transporter permease subunit yields MQMLDFFRGPWCIAVYTYREGIRKKTLLGFLILSLLVIFGSTFISSFLDPTSDTDIDVKLIKDICVATISIFGMLIAVFVSASVVPGEIENKVVYTILSKPVRRVQYLLGKFLGAQLIIIVNLLLMGGLFFFALYYHQRVWPTLLLWSILLTYFEFLIVSAFTFAVSCVSTSSVVPTIGGLFIYITGNLTEYLKDVQNRAGQTGEWLDQTIGQVARGLYEILPNLQSFSLKMQIINGMPNDPPRDVLIPNLIAYGLAYGLAGFFLAWLLFWRKEV; encoded by the coding sequence ATGCAAATGCTTGATTTTTTCCGCGGTCCCTGGTGCATCGCGGTGTACACTTACCGCGAGGGTATCCGCAAGAAGACCCTGCTCGGCTTCCTGATCCTCAGCCTGCTTGTCATCTTCGGATCGACGTTCATCTCCTCGTTCCTCGACCCCACCTCGGACACCGACATTGACGTCAAGCTCATCAAGGACATCTGCGTCGCCACCATCTCCATCTTCGGCATGCTCATCGCGGTCTTCGTGTCCGCGTCGGTGGTGCCCGGGGAGATTGAAAACAAGGTCGTCTACACCATCCTGTCCAAGCCCGTGAGGAGGGTCCAGTACCTGCTGGGCAAGTTCCTCGGCGCGCAGCTCATCATCATCGTGAACCTGCTGCTCATGGGCGGCCTCTTCTTCTTCGCCCTGTACTACCACCAGCGGGTCTGGCCCACGCTCCTGCTCTGGTCCATACTCCTCACCTACTTCGAGTTCCTCATCGTCTCCGCGTTCACCTTCGCCGTCTCCTGCGTGTCCACCTCCTCCGTGGTCCCCACCATCGGCGGCCTCTTCATCTACATCACGGGCAACCTCACGGAATACCTGAAGGACGTGCAAAACCGCGCCGGGCAGACCGGGGAATGGCTCGACCAGACCATCGGCCAGGTCGCGCGGGGACTGTATGAAATCCTGCCCAACCTGCAAAGTTTCAGCCTGAAGATGCAGATCATCAACGGCATGCCCAACGACCCGCCGCGGGACGTGCTCATCCCCAACCTGATTGCCTACGGTCTGGCCTACGGCCTGGCCGGCTTCTTCCTGGCCTGGCTCCTGTTCTGGCGCAAGGAGGTCTGA